One window of the Mycobacterium haemophilum DSM 44634 genome contains the following:
- a CDS encoding DUF2017 domain-containing protein, whose protein sequence is MRKWKRVETANGPRFRSALAPHEAALLKNLVGAMLGLLNERESSLPPDELEEITGIKAGNAQRPGDPTLRRLLPDFYKPDDKDHLNPSALDAADSLNAALRSLHEPEIIDAKRVAAQQLLDTVPENGGRLELSEESANAWIAAVNDLRLALGVMLEVGPQGPERVPADHPLSAHFDVYQWLTVLQEYLVLALMATR, encoded by the coding sequence GTGCGCAAATGGAAGCGCGTTGAGACCGCCAACGGTCCCCGTTTTCGGTCCGCCTTGGCGCCGCACGAGGCTGCCCTGCTCAAGAACCTCGTCGGCGCGATGCTCGGTTTGCTGAACGAGCGCGAATCTTCCTTGCCGCCAGACGAACTTGAGGAAATCACCGGTATCAAAGCCGGGAATGCGCAGCGTCCGGGGGACCCGACGCTGCGTCGGCTGCTGCCCGACTTCTACAAGCCAGACGACAAGGACCACTTAAACCCGTCGGCTCTCGATGCCGCCGATAGCCTCAACGCCGCGTTGCGCAGTCTGCACGAACCGGAGATCATCGACGCCAAACGTGTTGCTGCACAGCAGTTGTTGGACACGGTTCCGGAAAACGGCGGCCGGTTGGAACTAAGCGAAGAAAGTGCGAATGCCTGGATCGCTGCGGTCAACGACCTTCGACTGGCGCTCGGTGTCATGCTTGAGGTCGGCCCCCAGGGACCCGAACGGGTGCCAGCCGACCATCCGCTGTCCGCGCACTTCGACGTCTACCAGTGGCTGACGGTGTTGCAGGAATACCTGGTTTTGGCGCTGATGGCGACCCGATGA
- a CDS encoding Mov34/MPN/PAD-1 family protein, with translation MLVIRADLVAAMVAHARRDHPDEACGVLAGPEGSGRPERHIPMVNAERSPTFYRFDAHEQLHVWRAMEDAGEAAVVIYHSHTATEAYPSRTDVNLAAEPDAHYVLVSTRDPDRHELRSYRIVDGAVTEEPVTVVEKY, from the coding sequence TTGTTGGTGATTCGTGCTGACTTGGTGGCTGCGATGGTGGCCCACGCGCGTCGCGACCACCCTGACGAAGCGTGCGGGGTGCTGGCCGGTCCAGAGGGTTCCGGTCGCCCCGAGCGCCACATCCCCATGGTCAACGCCGAGCGGTCGCCGACGTTCTACCGATTCGACGCGCACGAGCAGCTCCACGTGTGGCGGGCGATGGAAGACGCGGGTGAGGCCGCCGTCGTCATCTATCACTCGCACACCGCGACCGAGGCGTATCCCAGCCGTACGGATGTGAACCTGGCCGCCGAACCGGACGCACACTACGTGCTGGTGTCCACCCGCGACCCAGACCGTCACGAGCTGCGCAGCTACCGCATTGTCGACGGCGCCGTCACCGAAGAGCCCGTCACTGTCGTCGAAAAGTACTGA
- a CDS encoding nicotinate phosphoribosyltransferase: MGAPPAAQRRGGEPGNLDPAGLLTDRYELTMLAAALRDGTAHRQTTFEVFARRLPEGRRYGVVAGTGRLLEALPQFRFDDDACQLLAQFLDSDTLNYLRGFRFGGDIDGYAEGELYFPGSPILSVRGTFAECVVIETLVLSIFNHDSAIAAAAARMVSAAGERPLIEMGSRRTHERAAVAAARAAYIAGFAATSNLEAQRRYGIPTGGTAAHAFTMLHSRDDAPPEVTELAAFHAQVDALGVDTTLLVDTYDVTTGVANAVAAAGTTLGAVRIDSGELGVLTRQVREQLDQLGATKTRIVVSGDLDEFSIAALRAEPVDSYGVGTSLVTGSGAPTANMVYKLVEVDGMAVQKRSNHKESRGGRKEALRVSRASGTITEEVVYPAGRAPASTEPCRMLTIPLARAGRVVADTDGGALAAARKLVASGLHSLPWEGLKLAHGDAAIPTRQIPA; the protein is encoded by the coding sequence GTGGGGGCACCCCCAGCCGCGCAGCGGCGAGGGGGAGAGCCCGGCAATCTAGACCCAGCTGGGCTGCTGACCGACAGGTACGAGTTGACCATGTTGGCGGCGGCGTTGCGCGACGGCACCGCTCACCGCCAGACCACATTTGAAGTGTTCGCCCGCCGACTCCCGGAGGGTCGCCGTTACGGGGTGGTCGCCGGAACCGGCCGATTGCTGGAAGCCTTGCCGCAGTTCAGGTTCGACGACGACGCCTGCCAGTTGCTGGCCCAATTCCTCGACTCCGACACGTTGAACTATCTACGCGGTTTTCGGTTCGGCGGCGACATCGATGGGTACGCCGAGGGTGAGCTCTACTTTCCCGGGTCGCCCATCCTATCGGTGCGCGGAACCTTCGCCGAATGCGTGGTGATCGAAACGCTGGTGTTATCGATCTTCAACCACGACAGCGCGATCGCGGCGGCGGCTGCTCGCATGGTCAGTGCCGCCGGGGAACGCCCGCTGATCGAGATGGGATCGCGACGGACCCACGAGCGCGCCGCGGTCGCGGCGGCCCGCGCCGCCTATATCGCCGGTTTTGCCGCGACATCGAACTTAGAGGCCCAGCGGCGCTACGGAATACCGACCGGGGGCACCGCCGCCCACGCGTTCACGATGTTGCATAGTCGCGATGACGCCCCACCCGAAGTGACGGAACTCGCCGCGTTTCACGCTCAAGTCGACGCGCTGGGCGTCGACACCACGCTGTTGGTGGACACCTATGACGTGACGACCGGCGTGGCCAATGCGGTGGCCGCCGCCGGTACCACGCTGGGTGCGGTCCGCATCGACTCCGGCGAGCTGGGGGTGCTGACCCGCCAGGTGCGCGAACAGCTCGACCAGCTGGGCGCCACCAAGACCCGCATCGTGGTGTCCGGCGATCTTGACGAGTTCTCCATCGCCGCGTTGCGCGCCGAGCCGGTGGACAGCTACGGCGTCGGCACGTCGCTGGTCACCGGCTCGGGCGCGCCCACCGCGAACATGGTCTACAAACTGGTCGAAGTTGACGGCATGGCAGTCCAGAAACGCAGTAACCACAAGGAATCCCGCGGAGGCCGCAAAGAGGCGCTGCGAGTGTCGCGTGCCAGCGGAACCATCACCGAGGAGGTCGTCTATCCGGCGGGCCGCGCACCCGCCAGCACCGAACCGTGCCGGATGTTGACCATTCCACTGGCCCGGGCGGGGCGCGTTGTCGCCGACACCGATGGCGGCGCACTGGCCGCAGCGCGCAAACTGGTGGCGTCCGGGCTGCACAGCCTGCCGTGGGAGGGGCTGAAATTGGCGCACGGCGACGCGGCGATCCCGACGCGGCAGATCCCGGCTTAA
- a CDS encoding P1 family peptidase → MNSITDVAGIQVGHYHRLDPDASLGAGWACGVTVVLTPPGTVGAVDCRGGAPGTRETDLLDPANSVRFVDAVLLAGGSAYGLAAADGVMRWLEEHERGVEMRGGVVPIVPGAVIFDLSVGGFHCRPTADFGYQAAAAAFDGPIAVGTVGAGVGARAGALKGGVGTASIALASGVTVGAVVVVNSVGDVVDRATGLPWMADLIEEFALTPPPAEQIDVFARLPSPLDPLNTTIAVVATNAALSPAACRRVAIAAHDGLARTIRPAHTPLDGDTVFALATGAVEVASGAVGNTAPAAMSPDTRLVAEVGAAAADCLARAVLAGVLTAESVAGIPTYRAMLPGAFRTSIGEGNRCW, encoded by the coding sequence ATGAACTCCATCACTGACGTCGCGGGTATCCAGGTTGGCCACTACCACAGGCTTGATCCTGACGCGTCCCTCGGTGCGGGCTGGGCCTGCGGTGTGACCGTCGTGCTGACACCGCCCGGGACGGTTGGTGCGGTCGATTGCCGGGGTGGCGCGCCGGGCACCCGGGAGACTGACCTGCTCGACCCAGCCAACAGTGTGCGGTTCGTTGACGCGGTGCTGCTCGCCGGCGGCAGTGCCTACGGTCTGGCGGCCGCCGACGGCGTCATGCGCTGGCTGGAGGAACACGAGCGCGGCGTGGAGATGCGCGGCGGAGTGGTGCCCATCGTGCCGGGCGCGGTGATTTTCGATCTGTCAGTCGGCGGCTTTCACTGCCGGCCGACAGCGGACTTCGGCTACCAAGCGGCTGCGGCGGCTTTTGACGGCCCCATCGCGGTCGGAACGGTCGGCGCCGGGGTGGGGGCGCGGGCTGGCGCGCTCAAGGGCGGCGTCGGCACCGCGTCGATCGCGCTGGCGTCGGGGGTGACGGTGGGCGCGGTGGTGGTGGTGAACTCTGTCGGCGACGTCGTCGACCGGGCCACCGGTCTGCCGTGGATGGCGGACCTGATCGAAGAGTTTGCGCTGACGCCACCCCCGGCCGAGCAGATCGACGTGTTCGCGCGGCTGCCCTCCCCGCTGGACCCACTGAACACCACGATCGCCGTGGTGGCGACGAACGCCGCGCTGAGCCCGGCCGCCTGCCGGCGCGTCGCCATAGCCGCGCACGACGGCCTGGCTCGCACCATCCGGCCGGCGCACACCCCGCTGGACGGCGATACGGTGTTCGCGCTGGCGACCGGGGCCGTCGAGGTAGCCTCGGGGGCCGTTGGGAACACCGCGCCCGCGGCGATGTCTCCGGACACGAGGCTGGTCGCCGAGGTGGGCGCGGCCGCGGCCGATTGCCTGGCGCGGGCGGTGCTGGCTGGGGTGCTGACCGCCGAGTCGGTCGCTGGAATACCGACTTACCGCGCCATGTTGCCCGGAGCATTCAGGACCTCAATCGGAGAGGGCAATCGTTGTTGGTGA
- the clpS gene encoding ATP-dependent Clp protease adapter ClpS translates to MVVTSAPTEPKVRPGTTGQREAAPVDVTACPWVTIVWDDPVNLMTYVTYVFQKLFGYSEPHATRLMLQVHNEGKAVVSAGSRESMEVDVSKLHAAGLWATMQQDR, encoded by the coding sequence ATGGTTGTAACGTCAGCGCCGACAGAGCCGAAGGTGAGGCCGGGCACTACCGGACAACGCGAGGCCGCTCCGGTAGACGTCACGGCCTGTCCATGGGTGACGATTGTGTGGGACGACCCGGTCAACCTGATGACGTATGTGACGTACGTGTTCCAGAAACTGTTCGGCTACAGCGAGCCGCATGCCACCAGGCTGATGCTGCAGGTTCACAACGAAGGTAAGGCAGTGGTGTCGGCGGGCAGCCGGGAGTCTATGGAGGTCGACGTGTCCAAACTGCATGCCGCCGGTTTGTGGGCGACGATGCAGCAGGACCGGTGA
- a CDS encoding ATP-dependent DNA helicase, translating to MSNLSVPELLAIAVAAIGGSQRSGQLEMATAIAHAFETGEHLVVQAGTGTGKSLAYLIPAIVRTVSDDTPVVVSTATIALQRQLVDRDLPRLADSLADALPRRPQFALLKGRRNYLCLNKIHGSAAGEPDAEEERPQEELFNPMAVTALGRDVQRLTAWASTTESGDRDDLKPGVGDRSWSQVSVSARECVGVARCPFGSECFSERARGRAAAADIVVTNHALLAIDAVAESAVLPEHTLLVIDEAHELVDRVTSVATAELTSAALGVAARRITRLVDPELTQRLEATTATLAAAIHDAQIIRPGRIDHLDDEMATYLTALRDAANAARSAINTSSQTSPATVASVRAEAVAALSEISDTASRILTSFAPAIPDRTDVVWLDHEDNRGAPRPVLRVAPLSVAGLLRNQVFARSTTVLTSATLTVGGSFDAMAAAWGLAGSEEGTDDLPWRGIDVGSPFHHAKAGILYVAAHLPPPGRDGTGSAEQLTEIAELIAAAGGRTLGLFSSMRAARAAAEAIRERLPTPVLCQGDDSTSALVEQFTADAATSLFGTLSLWQGVDVPGPSLSLVLIDRIPFPRPDDPLLSARQRAVAAHGGNGFLAVAASHAALLLAQGSGRLLRRGTDRGVVAVLDPRMVTAGYGRFLRASLPPFWETTDATQVRQALARLRTALDAPA from the coding sequence GTGTCAAACCTGTCAGTGCCCGAGCTGCTGGCCATCGCGGTGGCCGCAATCGGCGGCAGCCAACGAAGCGGCCAGCTAGAGATGGCCACCGCCATCGCGCACGCCTTCGAAACCGGCGAGCACCTCGTCGTGCAGGCCGGCACCGGCACCGGCAAGTCGCTGGCCTACTTAATTCCTGCGATAGTTCGCACCGTCAGCGACGACACCCCGGTCGTCGTCTCGACGGCGACGATCGCATTGCAGCGTCAACTCGTCGATCGTGACCTGCCGCGGCTGGCCGATTCGCTCGCTGACGCGCTACCCCGCCGGCCGCAGTTCGCATTGCTCAAAGGCCGACGGAACTACCTGTGCCTGAACAAAATCCACGGCAGTGCTGCCGGTGAGCCAGACGCCGAGGAAGAACGGCCGCAGGAAGAACTGTTCAACCCGATGGCGGTCACCGCGTTGGGTCGCGACGTGCAACGGCTGACCGCTTGGGCGTCGACGACCGAGTCCGGTGACCGCGACGATCTCAAGCCCGGTGTCGGCGATCGGTCCTGGTCGCAGGTCAGCGTGTCGGCACGGGAATGTGTTGGCGTGGCTCGCTGCCCGTTTGGCTCGGAGTGCTTCTCCGAACGAGCCCGCGGCCGTGCCGCTGCCGCCGATATCGTGGTCACCAACCACGCGCTGCTGGCCATCGACGCAGTTGCCGAATCGGCGGTGTTACCCGAACACACGCTGCTGGTGATCGACGAAGCACACGAACTGGTGGACCGGGTGACGTCGGTGGCCACCGCGGAGCTGACGTCGGCGGCCCTCGGTGTCGCCGCCCGACGCATCACCCGATTGGTCGATCCCGAACTGACCCAACGGCTGGAGGCGACAACAGCCACCTTGGCCGCGGCGATTCATGACGCCCAGATCATCAGACCGGGCCGCATCGACCACCTCGATGACGAGATGGCGACCTACCTGACCGCACTGCGCGACGCGGCCAATGCGGCACGGTCGGCCATCAACACCAGCAGCCAAACAAGTCCCGCCACGGTCGCGTCAGTGCGTGCCGAAGCGGTTGCGGCACTGAGCGAGATATCCGATACCGCATCACGAATCCTGACGTCGTTTGCGCCCGCTATCCCAGATCGCACCGACGTGGTCTGGCTGGATCACGAGGACAATCGGGGCGCGCCGCGCCCCGTGCTGCGGGTGGCGCCGCTGTCAGTGGCCGGCCTGCTGCGCAACCAGGTGTTCGCCCGTTCGACCACCGTGCTGACCTCGGCAACGCTGACGGTCGGGGGATCCTTCGACGCGATGGCCGCAGCGTGGGGCCTGGCCGGATCGGAGGAAGGCACCGACGATCTGCCCTGGCGTGGCATCGATGTCGGCTCGCCATTTCACCACGCTAAGGCGGGAATCCTCTACGTCGCGGCCCATCTCCCGCCGCCAGGCCGCGACGGCACCGGCTCCGCCGAGCAGCTGACCGAAATCGCCGAACTCATCGCCGCGGCCGGTGGGCGCACCCTGGGGCTGTTTTCGTCGATGCGGGCCGCCCGGGCCGCCGCCGAGGCCATACGCGAGCGGCTGCCCACACCGGTGCTGTGTCAGGGCGACGACAGCACGTCGGCGTTGGTCGAGCAGTTCACCGCCGACGCGGCTACCTCCCTGTTCGGCACGCTGTCGCTATGGCAGGGTGTCGATGTACCGGGGCCATCGTTGTCGTTGGTGCTCATCGACCGTATTCCGTTCCCCCGGCCGGATGACCCGCTGTTGAGCGCTCGCCAGCGGGCAGTGGCCGCCCACGGCGGCAACGGTTTCCTGGCGGTCGCCGCCAGCCACGCCGCGCTGCTGCTGGCGCAGGGGTCGGGCCGGCTGTTGCGCCGCGGCACCGACCGCGGAGTGGTTGCGGTGCTCGACCCTCGGATGGTCACCGCCGGCTATGGCCGCTTCCTGCGTGCGTCGCTGCCGCCGTTCTGGGAGACCACCGACGCCACGCAAGTCCGCCAGGCGCTGGCACGGCTGCGCACCGCGCTGGACGCACCGGCATGA
- a CDS encoding rhomboid family intramembrane serine protease, whose translation MNQPAKNLGHKPATETNRRPRWMVGGATILTFVALLYLVELIDQLTRHSLDANGIKPLKTDGLSGVIFAPVLHANWQHLMANTIPLLVLGFLMTLAGLSRFALATAMVWILGGFGTWLIGDLGSSCGPTDHIGASGLIFGWLAFLLVFGLFVRKVWDIIIGLVVLFAYGGVLLGAMPVLGRCGGVSWQGHLCGAIAGVVAAYLLSVPERKARALKKAGTGSPRGKT comes from the coding sequence ATGAACCAGCCGGCGAAAAATCTGGGCCATAAACCGGCGACCGAGACAAACAGGCGGCCCCGGTGGATGGTGGGCGGGGCCACGATCCTCACCTTCGTGGCGTTGCTATACCTCGTCGAGCTGATTGATCAGCTGACCCGGCATTCCCTGGATGCCAATGGGATCAAGCCGTTGAAAACTGACGGCCTTTCGGGGGTCATCTTCGCGCCCGTGCTGCACGCCAACTGGCAACACCTGATGGCCAATACGATCCCGCTGCTGGTACTTGGGTTTCTGATGACGCTGGCCGGATTGTCCCGGTTCGCCCTCGCCACCGCGATGGTGTGGATCCTCGGCGGCTTCGGCACCTGGCTTATCGGCGATCTGGGCAGCAGCTGCGGCCCGACCGACCACATCGGGGCCTCCGGCCTGATCTTCGGCTGGCTGGCCTTCCTTCTGGTGTTCGGGTTGTTCGTCCGTAAGGTGTGGGACATCATCATCGGGCTGGTGGTCTTATTCGCATACGGCGGCGTGCTGTTGGGTGCCATGCCGGTGCTCGGCAGATGCGGCGGCGTGTCGTGGCAGGGCCATTTGTGTGGCGCGATCGCAGGTGTCGTGGCCGCGTATCTGTTGTCCGTGCCGGAACGTAAGGCCCGCGCACTCAAAAAAGCCGGCACCGGTTCGCCGCGCGGAAAGACATGA
- a CDS encoding cysteine synthase, with product MTRYDSLLATLGNTPLVGLQNLSPRWGDDPHVRLWAKLEDRNPTGSIKDRPALRMIEQAEADGLLAPGATILEPTSGNTGISLAMAARLKGYQLICVMPENTSTERRQLLELYGARIMFSPAEGGSNTAVATAKELAAANPSWVMLYQYGNPANTDSHYCGTGPELLADLPEITHFVAGLGTTGTLMGTGRFLRERVPGVKIVAAEPRYGEGVYALRNIDEGFVPELYDPDVLTTRYSVGAADAVRRTRELVDSEGIFAGISTGAVLHAAFAMGSAALAAGERADIALIVADAGWKYLSTGAYAGSLDDAENALDGQLWA from the coding sequence ATGACGCGATACGACTCGCTGTTAGCCACCCTGGGCAACACGCCGCTGGTCGGTCTGCAGAACCTGTCGCCACGATGGGGAGATGACCCGCACGTGCGGCTATGGGCCAAGCTCGAGGACCGCAATCCGACCGGGTCGATCAAGGACCGGCCGGCGCTGCGGATGATCGAGCAGGCCGAGGCCGACGGGCTGCTGGCGCCGGGTGCGACGATTCTCGAACCCACCAGCGGTAACACTGGTATCTCGCTGGCGATGGCAGCTCGGCTTAAGGGGTACCAGCTGATCTGTGTGATGCCCGAGAACACGTCGACGGAGCGGCGCCAGCTGCTGGAGCTCTACGGCGCGCGGATCATGTTCTCGCCGGCCGAGGGCGGATCCAACACCGCGGTAGCCACCGCCAAAGAGCTGGCCGCCGCGAATCCGTCGTGGGTGATGCTGTATCAGTACGGCAACCCGGCCAACACCGACTCGCACTACTGTGGCACCGGTCCCGAGCTGCTTGCCGACTTACCCGAGATCACTCACTTCGTCGCCGGCCTAGGCACCACGGGCACCCTGATGGGTACTGGCCGATTCCTACGTGAGCGTGTTCCCGGCGTCAAGATCGTGGCCGCCGAACCCCGCTACGGTGAGGGGGTGTATGCGCTGCGCAACATCGATGAAGGATTTGTGCCCGAGCTGTATGACCCGGACGTGCTGACCACCCGGTACTCGGTGGGCGCCGCCGACGCCGTGCGTCGCACCCGAGAGCTGGTGGATTCCGAAGGCATCTTTGCTGGCATCTCAACCGGCGCGGTGCTGCATGCCGCCTTCGCGATGGGATCCGCGGCGCTAGCTGCCGGTGAACGCGCTGACATCGCGTTGATAGTCGCCGACGCCGGCTGGAAGTATCTGTCCACCGGCGCCTACGCCGGTAGCCTGGATGATGCCGAGAACGCCCTGGACGGGCAGCTATGGGCATGA
- a CDS encoding MoaD/ThiS family protein: MSVTVSIPTVLRPHTGGQKRVSASGDTLGAVISDLESNYSGISERLIDNGKLHRFVNIYVNDEDVRFSGGLDTAVADGDSVTILPAVAGG, translated from the coding sequence ATGAGCGTCACCGTTTCCATCCCGACCGTCCTGCGGCCGCACACCGGTGGCCAGAAGCGCGTATCCGCCAGCGGCGACACACTGGGCGCGGTCATCAGCGACCTGGAGTCCAACTACTCGGGTATCTCCGAGCGCCTGATCGATAACGGCAAGCTGCACCGCTTCGTGAACATCTATGTCAACGACGAGGACGTGCGATTTTCCGGCGGCCTAGACACCGCGGTAGCCGACGGTGACTCGGTCACCATCTTGCCCGCCGTGGCAGGTGGGTGA